A section of the Streptomyces sp. V3I8 genome encodes:
- a CDS encoding discoidin domain-containing protein: MTMTRQPLHRRRPLTALSLLLVVLAMSLGPTPSSAAGTDWWNPTARPAPDSQINVTGEPFRGTGAQGEVRGFVDAHNHLMANEAFGGRLICGKPFSTAGVAAALKDCPEHYPDGSLAIFDFITNGGDGRHDPDGWPTFADWPAHDSLTHQQNYYAWVERAWRGGQRVLVNDLVTNGVICSVYPFKDRGCDEMTSIRLQAKLTYDMQDYIDAMYGGPGKGWFRIVTDSAQARRVVEQGKLAVVLGVETSEPFGCKQILDVAQCDRADIDAGLDELYDLGVRSMFLCHKFDNALCGVRFDEGGLGTAINVGQFLSTGTFWQTEKCTGPQHDNPIGGAAAPGAEKELPAGVEVPSYDDDARCNKRGLTDLGEYAVRGLMKRKMMLEIDHMGVKATGRALDLLEAESYPGVISSHSWMDLNWTERVYRLGGFIAQYMHGSQQFGAEAARTKALRDEYGVGYGYGTDMNGVGGWPAPRGADTSNPVRYPFRSTDGTAVIDRQTTGQRTWDINTDGAAHYGLVPDWIEDIRVVAGQEVVDDLFRGAESYLGTWGASERHEAAVDLAAGAPATASSAESNPFTSYAPGRAVDGNRDTRWASGWSDDQWLRIDLGSTHTVGRVTLDWERAYAKAYRVEVSADGTNWRSVWSTTTGDGGLDTVLFAGVPARHVRVHALDRGTDWGYSLYEVGVHGS, encoded by the coding sequence ATGACCATGACCCGGCAGCCCCTCCACCGGCGCAGACCCCTCACGGCCTTGTCGCTGCTGCTCGTCGTGTTGGCGATGTCGCTCGGTCCCACGCCCAGTTCGGCGGCCGGGACCGACTGGTGGAACCCGACCGCGCGACCCGCGCCCGACTCGCAGATCAACGTGACCGGGGAGCCGTTCAGGGGTACCGGCGCGCAGGGCGAGGTGCGCGGGTTCGTCGACGCGCACAACCACCTGATGGCCAACGAGGCGTTCGGCGGGCGGCTCATCTGCGGCAAGCCCTTCTCGACGGCGGGGGTGGCCGCCGCCCTCAAGGACTGTCCCGAGCACTATCCCGACGGCTCGCTGGCGATCTTCGACTTCATCACCAACGGCGGTGACGGCAGGCACGATCCCGACGGCTGGCCCACGTTCGCGGACTGGCCCGCCCATGACTCGCTCACCCACCAGCAGAACTACTACGCCTGGGTCGAACGCGCCTGGCGCGGCGGCCAGCGCGTCCTCGTCAACGACCTCGTCACCAACGGGGTGATCTGCTCGGTCTACCCCTTCAAGGACCGCGGCTGCGACGAGATGACCTCGATCCGGCTGCAGGCGAAGCTGACGTACGACATGCAGGACTACATCGACGCGATGTACGGCGGCCCCGGCAAGGGCTGGTTCAGGATCGTCACCGACAGCGCGCAGGCCCGCCGGGTCGTCGAGCAGGGCAAGCTGGCCGTCGTTCTCGGTGTCGAGACCTCCGAGCCGTTCGGCTGCAAGCAGATCCTGGACGTCGCGCAGTGCGACAGGGCCGACATCGACGCGGGACTGGACGAGCTGTACGACCTCGGCGTGCGCAGCATGTTCCTGTGCCACAAGTTCGACAACGCCCTGTGCGGGGTCCGGTTCGACGAGGGCGGCCTCGGTACGGCGATCAACGTCGGCCAGTTCCTGTCGACGGGCACGTTCTGGCAGACCGAGAAGTGCACGGGCCCGCAGCACGACAACCCCATCGGCGGCGCCGCGGCACCGGGCGCCGAGAAGGAACTGCCGGCGGGTGTCGAGGTCCCGTCGTACGACGACGACGCGCGGTGCAACAAACGAGGGCTCACCGATCTCGGCGAGTACGCCGTGCGCGGTCTGATGAAGCGCAAGATGATGCTGGAGATCGACCACATGGGCGTCAAGGCCACCGGCCGGGCCCTCGACCTCCTCGAGGCGGAGTCCTACCCGGGTGTCATCTCCTCGCACAGCTGGATGGACCTGAACTGGACCGAGCGCGTCTACCGCCTCGGCGGCTTCATCGCCCAGTACATGCACGGCTCGCAGCAGTTCGGCGCGGAGGCCGCGCGGACGAAGGCCCTGCGCGACGAGTACGGCGTGGGCTACGGGTACGGCACCGACATGAACGGCGTCGGCGGCTGGCCGGCCCCGCGCGGCGCGGACACCTCGAACCCCGTGCGGTATCCGTTCCGCAGCACCGACGGCACGGCGGTCATCGACCGGCAGACCACCGGACAGCGCACCTGGGACATCAACACCGACGGGGCCGCCCACTACGGGCTCGTACCGGACTGGATCGAGGACATCCGGGTGGTCGCGGGGCAGGAGGTGGTGGACGACCTGTTCCGGGGCGCCGAGTCCTACCTCGGCACCTGGGGTGCCTCCGAGCGGCACGAGGCCGCGGTGGACCTCGCTGCGGGCGCGCCCGCCACGGCCAGTTCGGCGGAGTCGAACCCCTTCACGAGCTACGCGCCCGGCCGGGCCGTGGACGGCAACCGCGACACGCGCTGGGCGAGCGGCTGGAGCGACGACCAGTGGCTGCGGATCGACCTCGGCTCCACGCACACGGTCGGGCGCGTCACCCTCGACTGGGAGCGCGCCTACGCGAAGGCGTATCGCGTGGAGGTCTCCGCCGACGGCACGAACTGGCGGTCCGTGTGGTCCACCACCACCGGTGACGGGGGCCTGGACACGGTCCTGTTCGCCGGCGTGCCCGCCCGCCACGTACGGGTCCACGCACTGGACCGCGGCACCGACTGGGGCTACTCCCTGTACGAGGTGGGCGTCCACGGCAGCTGA
- a CDS encoding DUF5997 family protein, translating to MTSHQNTQTMKPATAAKKLGVYLEATPAEFQEGVVSRSELTALQAEPPEWLRELRRNGPHPRPVIAAKLGISISGLARGGVNDALTTEQIEALKQDSPEWLRKERATQAEVRKEAARIKDKQAERESR from the coding sequence ATGACGTCGCACCAGAACACCCAGACGATGAAGCCCGCGACCGCGGCGAAGAAACTGGGTGTGTACCTCGAGGCCACACCCGCCGAGTTCCAGGAGGGTGTCGTCTCGCGCTCCGAGCTCACCGCGCTCCAGGCCGAGCCGCCCGAGTGGCTGCGGGAGCTGCGGCGCAACGGCCCGCACCCCCGGCCGGTGATCGCGGCGAAGCTCGGCATCTCCATCTCGGGGCTCGCCCGCGGCGGCGTGAACGACGCCCTCACCACGGAGCAGATCGAGGCGCTGAAGCAGGACTCCCCGGAATGGCTCCGGAAGGAGCGCGCCACCCAGGCCGAGGTCCGCAAGGAAGCAGCCCGCATCAAGGACAAGCAGGCCGAGCGCGAGTCCCGGTGA
- a CDS encoding 4-hydroxybenzoate 3-monooxygenase translates to MTETSETTTVVIVGAGVAGLTLGTLLLRNGIDCIVLEKRSRAYVEQRQRAGTIDTRGVRLFRAWGLEEVLAGNPVTESQGGFFIDGEEMPIDTGDDNESLYCPQQVLVRNLTDVFLRDGGDLRFEAADVALEGIQGPRPLVRHRDATGSAVTIGCDVVAGCDGYHGVSRASIPEGVLTRFSHAYGYSWLSVLAGIPASHPSGMAIHSRGLAGLIPRGANASRIYLQCPLDDTVEQWPDERIWSELGARFGTSVTTGPIAEKRILPLRSVVHSPMSHGRLYLLGDAAHIVPPMSAKGINLALNDAEVLARALVRYSGQGDTSLLDSYSDACLSHIWNYQAFAAWITELMHNAGDASHAGEFRKQIARAELQRQFTSPAANQLFSELTSGVN, encoded by the coding sequence ATGACAGAAACATCCGAGACCACGACCGTCGTCATCGTGGGGGCCGGGGTGGCCGGGCTCACGCTCGGCACCCTCCTGCTCCGCAACGGCATCGACTGCATCGTGCTGGAGAAGCGCAGCCGCGCCTACGTCGAGCAGCGTCAGCGCGCCGGCACCATCGATACCCGCGGAGTGCGTCTGTTCCGCGCCTGGGGACTCGAAGAGGTGCTGGCGGGAAATCCCGTCACCGAGTCGCAGGGCGGCTTCTTCATCGACGGTGAGGAGATGCCGATCGACACCGGTGACGACAACGAAAGCCTGTACTGCCCCCAGCAGGTCCTCGTCCGCAACCTCACCGACGTCTTCCTCCGCGACGGCGGAGACCTCCGCTTCGAAGCCGCCGACGTCGCCCTGGAAGGCATCCAGGGCCCCCGCCCTCTGGTGCGCCACCGGGACGCCACGGGCTCGGCCGTGACCATCGGCTGCGACGTCGTCGCCGGCTGCGACGGCTACCACGGTGTCAGCCGCGCGAGCATCCCCGAAGGCGTCCTGACCCGCTTCTCCCACGCGTACGGATACTCCTGGCTGAGTGTTCTCGCCGGCATACCCGCAAGCCACCCCTCAGGGATGGCGATCCACTCCCGCGGCCTGGCAGGGCTGATCCCGCGCGGCGCGAACGCCAGCCGCATCTACCTCCAGTGCCCGCTCGACGACACCGTCGAACAGTGGCCCGACGAGCGCATCTGGAGCGAGCTGGGCGCCCGCTTCGGCACGTCCGTGACCACCGGGCCGATCGCCGAGAAGCGAATCCTGCCCCTGCGCAGTGTGGTGCACAGCCCGATGAGCCACGGCAGGCTGTACCTGCTCGGCGACGCCGCCCACATCGTCCCGCCCATGAGCGCGAAGGGCATCAACCTCGCCCTCAACGACGCCGAGGTCCTCGCCCGCGCCCTCGTCCGGTACAGCGGGCAGGGCGACACGAGCCTCCTCGACAGCTACTCCGACGCATGCCTGAGCCACATCTGGAACTACCAGGCGTTCGCGGCATGGATCACCGAACTGATGCACAACGCCGGTGACGCCTCCCATGCGGGAGAGTTCCGCAAGCAGATCGCCCGGGCCGAACTGCAGCGCCAGTTCACCTCACCCGCCGCGAACCAGCTCTTCAGCGAGCTGACCTCCGGGGTGAACTGA
- a CDS encoding GNAT family N-acetyltransferase: MAVEVKDVPEARRYEARLDGASAVAGHADYIRTTELIAFVHTEVSPECEGKGIGSALARASLDEARAAGLRVLATCPFYAGWIARHPEYGDLLYQARSRVSD; encoded by the coding sequence ATGGCGGTCGAAGTCAAGGACGTTCCCGAGGCGCGGCGTTACGAGGCGCGGCTCGACGGGGCGTCGGCGGTCGCCGGTCACGCGGACTACATCCGCACCACCGAACTCATCGCGTTCGTCCACACCGAGGTGAGCCCGGAGTGCGAGGGCAAGGGGATCGGCTCCGCGCTGGCCCGGGCCTCCCTCGACGAGGCGCGCGCCGCCGGCCTGCGGGTGCTGGCCACCTGCCCGTTCTACGCCGGCTGGATCGCCCGCCACCCCGAGTACGGTGACCTGCTCTACCAGGCCCGCAGCAGGGTCAGCGACTGA
- a CDS encoding helix-turn-helix domain-containing protein, whose amino-acid sequence MPENRQPSPPSPAPSSTALNGAGRLPHGYHLDTHSHDAGQLVYAVAGAVATTTERGTWVAPADRMTWTPPGFAHSHRFYAETDVRLLTVPAGLCDTLPARPGVFAVNPLLREALLALTERAQMRPEAFERLLAVVIDEVAGTPEQSLHLPEPADDRLRTVTRLLHADPGRTATLAELGRAAGAGERTLSRLFHTELGMSFHRWRTVLRIHHALVHLTAGRSVTDTATECGWSNPSGFIDAFTEVVGQTPGRYQAELRGRTR is encoded by the coding sequence ATGCCGGAAAACCGCCAGCCTTCCCCACCGTCTCCCGCGCCGTCCTCGACGGCACTCAACGGCGCGGGCCGGCTCCCGCACGGCTACCACCTCGACACGCACTCCCATGACGCCGGTCAGCTGGTGTACGCGGTTGCGGGCGCGGTGGCCACCACGACCGAACGCGGGACCTGGGTCGCCCCGGCCGACCGCATGACGTGGACGCCGCCCGGCTTTGCGCACTCCCACCGCTTCTACGCTGAGACCGATGTCCGCCTGCTGACCGTCCCGGCCGGCCTGTGCGACACGCTGCCGGCCCGTCCCGGCGTGTTCGCCGTGAACCCTCTGCTGCGCGAAGCCCTCCTGGCGCTGACCGAGCGGGCACAGATGCGCCCGGAGGCCTTCGAGCGGCTGCTCGCGGTCGTGATCGACGAGGTCGCCGGGACGCCCGAGCAGTCCCTGCATCTGCCCGAACCGGCCGACGACCGCCTGCGCACCGTCACCCGTCTCCTGCACGCCGACCCCGGCCGGACCGCGACCCTGGCCGAGCTGGGACGTGCGGCCGGGGCCGGTGAACGCACCCTGAGCCGTCTGTTCCACACCGAACTCGGCATGAGTTTCCACCGCTGGCGCACCGTGCTGCGTATCCACCACGCCCTGGTGCACCTCACCGCCGGCCGGTCGGTCACCGACACCGCGACCGAGTGCGGATGGTCCAACCCCTCCGGCTTCATCGACGCCTTCACCGAGGTCGTCGGCCAGACCCCCGGCCGCTACCAGGCGGAGCTGCGCGGCCGTACGAGGTAG
- a CDS encoding LLM class flavin-dependent oxidoreductase has translation MPLPSRPLRKLGFLTIGLFDEADPRTGHESTLEIIELGERLGFDSAWLRHRHLQYGISSPVAVLAAASQRTTRIELGTAVIPLGWENPLRLAEDLATVDILSGGRLNPGVSVGPPMHYDQVKGALYPDTADAEDFGHERVSRLLDFVRGRPATDFSGVEGFEVFSDRVQPHAAGLGGRLWYGGGSLRSARWAGEHAMNLLTSSVVKAEESEDFAEIQLSHVRAFRAHHPDGDRARVSQGLVVIPTDSATPEQRAKYEAYAGKRTPRTTAPQGPARMMFAPDLVGTSAEIAERLYAHAAFREIDEVAFALPFTFEHADYVQILTDIATVLGPALGWQPSARRG, from the coding sequence GTGCCGCTGCCCTCACGACCGTTGCGGAAGCTGGGTTTCCTGACCATCGGGCTGTTCGACGAGGCAGATCCCCGTACGGGCCACGAGTCGACGCTGGAGATCATCGAGCTCGGTGAACGGCTGGGCTTCGACAGCGCGTGGCTGCGTCACCGCCACCTCCAGTACGGGATCTCCTCCCCCGTGGCCGTCCTGGCCGCGGCCTCGCAGCGCACCACCCGTATCGAGCTCGGCACCGCGGTCATCCCGCTGGGCTGGGAGAATCCACTGCGGCTGGCGGAGGACCTGGCCACGGTCGACATCCTGTCCGGGGGCCGCCTCAACCCCGGCGTCAGCGTCGGTCCGCCGATGCACTACGACCAGGTCAAGGGCGCGCTCTACCCGGACACCGCCGACGCCGAGGACTTCGGCCACGAGCGGGTGTCCCGGCTGCTGGACTTCGTGCGGGGCAGACCGGCCACCGACTTCAGCGGGGTCGAGGGGTTCGAGGTGTTCTCGGACCGCGTCCAGCCGCACGCCGCCGGCCTGGGCGGCCGCCTCTGGTACGGCGGCGGCAGCCTGCGGTCGGCCCGGTGGGCGGGCGAGCACGCGATGAACCTTCTGACCAGCAGCGTCGTCAAGGCGGAGGAGTCCGAGGACTTCGCCGAGATCCAGCTGTCCCACGTACGCGCTTTCCGGGCCCACCACCCCGACGGCGACCGCGCCCGCGTCTCGCAGGGGCTCGTCGTCATCCCCACCGACAGCGCCACTCCGGAGCAGCGCGCGAAGTACGAGGCGTACGCCGGGAAGCGGACCCCGCGCACCACGGCCCCCCAGGGTCCCGCGCGCATGATGTTCGCGCCCGACCTGGTCGGGACCTCCGCGGAGATCGCCGAACGGCTGTACGCGCACGCCGCGTTCCGGGAGATCGACGAGGTGGCGTTCGCGCTGCCGTTCACCTTCGAGCACGCGGACTACGTTCAGATCCTCACCGACATCGCGACCGTGCTCGGTCCGGCCCTCGGCTGGCAGCCGTCGGCCCGCCGGGGGTAG
- a CDS encoding FBP domain-containing protein, whose amino-acid sequence MKELSEPVIRASFVNCSKGAAKRLSVPRLLTELPWDDLDFLGWRDPSAPERSYIVTEHRGRWVGVEFRRASRVGGSHHRSMCSLCLTTHPANGVELMTAHKARSTGDAYNTVGTYICSDLSCSLYVRGLKRVQPGGHPKESLGVDEKIRRTRANLAGFLDTLW is encoded by the coding sequence ATGAAGGAACTGAGTGAGCCGGTGATTCGTGCGTCGTTCGTCAACTGCTCGAAAGGGGCGGCCAAGCGCCTTTCGGTCCCCCGACTCCTGACCGAACTGCCCTGGGACGACCTGGATTTCCTGGGATGGCGCGACCCGTCGGCGCCGGAACGCAGCTACATCGTGACGGAGCACCGGGGGAGATGGGTCGGGGTCGAGTTCCGTCGCGCCTCCCGGGTCGGCGGGTCGCATCACCGCAGCATGTGCTCGCTGTGCCTGACCACGCACCCGGCGAACGGGGTGGAGCTGATGACCGCCCACAAGGCCCGCTCCACGGGCGACGCCTACAACACCGTGGGCACCTACATCTGCAGCGACCTGTCCTGTTCGCTGTACGTGCGGGGTCTCAAGCGGGTGCAGCCGGGCGGGCACCCCAAGGAGTCCCTCGGCGTCGACGAGAAGATCCGGCGCACCCGGGCGAACCTCGCCGGGTTCCTGGACACCCTGTGGTGA
- a CDS encoding antibiotic biosynthesis monooxygenase codes for MSTTQASRGEPVTTVFTWQVRPGHEADFEEWTRGVADCVARFPGSQGLSWLRPEPGHRFHAVLRFSDPQRLTDWLVSAERAEWHARIQGIATEVRDERQSTTGLESWFRLPGTTVKAPPRWKMVLTTFLGAYPMTFLIQWLVAPNTTSWPLPLRAAVFPLVLLPVLTYLVMPGLSRLLRLWLYGTPDS; via the coding sequence ATGAGCACCACGCAGGCCTCGCGCGGCGAACCCGTCACCACGGTTTTCACCTGGCAGGTACGCCCCGGCCACGAAGCCGACTTCGAGGAGTGGACCCGGGGCGTCGCGGACTGCGTCGCCCGGTTCCCCGGCAGTCAGGGACTGTCCTGGCTACGCCCCGAGCCCGGGCACCGGTTCCACGCGGTGCTCCGCTTCTCCGACCCCCAGCGGCTCACCGACTGGCTGGTCTCGGCCGAGCGCGCGGAGTGGCACGCGCGTATCCAGGGCATCGCCACCGAGGTCCGTGACGAGCGCCAGTCGACCACCGGACTGGAGAGCTGGTTCCGTCTGCCGGGCACCACCGTGAAGGCCCCGCCGCGCTGGAAGATGGTCCTGACGACGTTCCTCGGCGCCTATCCGATGACCTTCCTCATCCAGTGGCTGGTGGCACCCAATACGACGTCCTGGCCCCTGCCGTTGCGCGCCGCCGTCTTCCCGCTCGTGCTGCTGCCCGTGCTCACGTACCTGGTCATGCCGGGGCTCAGCCGGCTGCTGCGGCTGTGGCTGTACGGCACACCCGACAGCTGA
- a CDS encoding DUF4287 domain-containing protein translates to MSETVKGPASYFPSIEATYGRPVAEWKDLIRSSPLTKHMELVSWLKAEHGIGHGHANALVAHTLAEDNGR, encoded by the coding sequence ATGAGCGAGACCGTGAAGGGCCCCGCGAGCTACTTCCCTTCGATCGAGGCCACGTACGGGCGCCCCGTCGCCGAGTGGAAGGACCTGATCCGGTCCTCGCCCCTGACGAAGCACATGGAACTCGTGTCCTGGCTCAAGGCCGAGCACGGAATCGGTCACGGACACGCCAACGCGCTGGTCGCGCACACGCTCGCCGAGGACAACGGCAGGTGA
- a CDS encoding TetR/AcrR family transcriptional regulator: MGVHAGLTVDRITRAAAELADDVGIEKVSVSALARMFGVKDASFYSHVKNLQEIRIRVAVLASGEMNDRIGTAIAGRSGGEALAAFADAYRGYALRHPGRYAATQLRLDPSKIADTTVFARSVELTYAVMRHYGLEEPDLTDAVRLLRSTFHGYISIEAVGGFNHPREVERSWRKAVSSLHAMLEQWPRTEEKAETAAVS, translated from the coding sequence ATGGGAGTGCATGCGGGTCTGACGGTCGACCGGATCACCCGGGCCGCGGCGGAGCTGGCCGACGATGTCGGTATCGAAAAAGTATCCGTCTCGGCGCTCGCCAGAATGTTCGGGGTGAAGGACGCCAGTTTTTACTCACATGTCAAAAACCTCCAGGAGATTCGAATCCGGGTGGCCGTCCTGGCGTCCGGTGAGATGAACGACCGCATCGGCACCGCGATCGCCGGGCGGTCCGGCGGTGAGGCGCTCGCCGCCTTCGCCGACGCCTATCGCGGATACGCGCTGCGCCACCCGGGCCGGTACGCGGCGACCCAGTTGCGGCTCGATCCGTCGAAGATCGCCGACACCACGGTCTTCGCCCGCAGCGTCGAGCTGACTTATGCGGTGATGCGCCACTACGGGCTGGAGGAGCCCGACCTGACCGATGCGGTCCGGCTGCTGCGCAGCACTTTTCACGGCTACATCAGCATCGAGGCCGTCGGCGGCTTCAACCACCCGCGCGAAGTGGAACGCTCCTGGCGCAAGGCCGTCTCCTCCCTGCACGCGATGCTGGAACAGTGGCCGCGTACGGAAGAAAAGGCCGAAACCGCTGCCGTGAGCTGA
- a CDS encoding TetR/AcrR family transcriptional regulator: MVRRPSAERRRQLTEAAIRVMTRDGVARTTTRSIAAEAGVSLSVFHYCFDSKQALVESVIETITSHSVAVVREAIRPRGTLRETVAAGFRAYWEHVSAHPGEHMLTYELTQYALRRPGFEHLARRQYELYRDTYAELVGQLAHDMDFTLRVPVPVLARYLAAMTDGLTLNFLVLGDDSAWADILDTITDHVAGLVCDTDEVPHGP; encoded by the coding sequence ATGGTCCGCAGGCCGTCGGCGGAACGGCGCCGTCAGCTCACCGAGGCGGCCATCCGCGTGATGACCCGGGACGGCGTCGCCAGGACGACGACCCGGTCCATCGCGGCCGAGGCGGGCGTGTCACTGAGCGTCTTCCACTACTGCTTCGACTCCAAGCAGGCGCTCGTCGAGTCGGTGATCGAGACGATCACGAGCCATTCCGTCGCGGTGGTGCGCGAGGCGATCCGGCCGAGGGGAACCCTGCGGGAGACCGTCGCGGCCGGCTTCCGGGCCTACTGGGAGCATGTGTCGGCCCACCCCGGCGAGCACATGCTCACCTACGAGCTGACGCAGTACGCCCTGCGCCGGCCGGGGTTCGAGCACCTGGCCCGGCGGCAGTACGAGCTGTACCGCGACACGTACGCCGAACTCGTCGGGCAGCTCGCCCACGACATGGACTTCACGCTGCGCGTGCCCGTACCGGTGCTGGCCCGCTATCTGGCCGCCATGACCGACGGGCTGACCCTCAACTTCCTCGTCCTGGGCGACGATTCGGCGTGGGCGGACATCCTCGACACGATCACCGACCATGTCGCCGGCCTGGTGTGCGACACGGACGAGGTCCCGCACGGTCCGTAA
- a CDS encoding LysR substrate-binding domain-containing protein, which produces MTGAQDPPSFRLAYVPGVTPGKWVRIWNERLPDVPLTLLAVSAAEAPDVLRRGDADAGLVRLPVGGTDLSAIPLYAETSVVVVPKDHVVTAVDEVTAEDLADDVVLHPLDDLLDWERPPGRPAIERPATTADAVELVAAGVGLLVVPQSIARLHHRKDLTYRPVTDATESRVALSWPEDRTTDLVEDFIGIVRGRTANSSRGRSQPAADAGPKTAAAGKGTTRRGAAAGRTSGKNPRTGSGTSKGGKGAKGARGAKGGKPRRRS; this is translated from the coding sequence GTGACAGGCGCCCAGGACCCCCCTTCGTTCCGGCTCGCGTACGTCCCGGGAGTGACGCCCGGCAAGTGGGTGAGGATCTGGAACGAGCGACTGCCCGACGTTCCCCTGACGCTCCTCGCGGTGTCCGCCGCCGAGGCGCCCGACGTGCTGCGGCGCGGTGACGCCGACGCCGGTCTCGTGCGCCTGCCGGTCGGCGGTACGGATCTCAGCGCCATCCCCCTCTACGCCGAGACCAGTGTGGTCGTCGTGCCGAAGGACCACGTCGTGACCGCGGTGGACGAGGTCACCGCCGAGGACCTGGCGGACGACGTCGTGCTGCACCCCCTGGACGACCTCCTCGACTGGGAGCGCCCGCCGGGCCGTCCCGCGATCGAGCGCCCCGCCACGACGGCCGACGCGGTCGAACTGGTGGCGGCGGGGGTGGGACTCCTCGTCGTCCCGCAGTCGATCGCCCGCCTGCACCACCGCAAGGACCTGACGTACCGGCCGGTCACGGACGCCACCGAGTCGCGGGTCGCCCTGTCGTGGCCCGAGGACAGGACCACGGACCTGGTCGAGGACTTCATCGGGATCGTCCGGGGCCGCACCGCCAACAGCTCCCGGGGCCGCTCGCAGCCCGCTGCGGACGCCGGTCCGAAGACGGCGGCCGCCGGCAAGGGCACGACCCGGCGCGGAGCCGCCGCGGGCAGGACCAGCGGCAAGAACCCCCGGACGGGCTCCGGCACCTCCAAGGGCGGCAAGGGAGCCAAGGGGGCCAGGGGAGCGAAGGGCGGCAAGCCCCGCCGCCGCTCCTGA
- a CDS encoding Atu4866 domain-containing protein, with translation MTTTNPSPDNGSSRAPHPYVGTAPHPYVGMWVTADGHIRQELLPDGRYDEARGTRASAYTGRYTVTGSHIDYLDDTGFTATGDVRDGVLFHEHLVLHRETDDGTRQE, from the coding sequence ATGACGACCACGAACCCGAGCCCGGACAACGGCTCGTCCCGCGCCCCGCACCCGTACGTCGGGACGGCCCCGCACCCGTACGTCGGGATGTGGGTGACCGCGGACGGCCACATCCGCCAGGAACTGCTGCCCGACGGCCGCTACGACGAGGCCCGCGGCACCCGCGCGAGCGCGTACACCGGCAGGTACACGGTGACCGGCAGCCATATCGACTACCTCGACGACACGGGCTTCACCGCCACCGGCGACGTCCGCGACGGGGTCCTGTTCCACGAGCACCTCGTGCTCCACCGCGAGACGGACGACGGCACGCGTCAGGAGTGA